Proteins co-encoded in one Listeria ivanovii subsp. ivanovii genomic window:
- a CDS encoding potassium-transporting ATPase subunit F: MGVVLVIAGIIGLSLLVYLFYVLFRGEDL, encoded by the coding sequence ATGGGTGTTGTTCTAGTTATTGCTGGAATAATTGGTTTAAGTTTGTTGGTATATTTATTCTATGTATTATTTCGAGGTGAAGATTTATGA
- a CDS encoding FtsW/RodA/SpoVE family cell cycle protein: protein MRRGRLLFVTYLFLSVWSLLLVYSTSYGVAIMRYKVEPSYFFKRQLLFYGIGLLALLICSRLKIKLFYRRYTLRVLAGILVGSLALVLVTGSATNNAQRWLSIFGVTFQPTEMVKLLLILVMATVIMKKGCGQRVQYWLLGFLFLTVALVFLQPDLGTALILGVIGVALFLTSGVGLSRLVRVAIGVFIFLLVAIIIIYLFHPEFFSSAKLGRFAYLDPFNTDNLDASYQLRNGYYAIGSGGIFGNGLGESVQKLGYLPEPHTDFIMTIIAEELGMFGVVWTIFLLMLLVFTTIYIGICSPFIFDSLVCIGVATWISVQMFLNLGGVSGIIPLTGVPLPFISYGGSSVIMLSCAVGFVLAAARRNGLAETRKVVYL, encoded by the coding sequence ATGCGGCGCGGTCGTTTGCTCTTCGTGACGTATCTATTCCTCTCGGTTTGGAGTTTGCTGTTAGTTTATAGTACGAGTTATGGAGTGGCGATCATGCGCTACAAGGTGGAGCCAAGTTATTTTTTTAAAAGGCAACTTCTGTTTTATGGTATTGGGTTGTTAGCGTTATTAATTTGTTCTCGATTGAAGATTAAGCTGTTTTATCGTAGGTACACATTACGAGTTTTAGCTGGAATATTAGTTGGCTCGCTGGCTTTAGTACTTGTGACAGGAAGCGCAACAAATAACGCGCAAAGATGGCTTTCTATCTTCGGTGTGACGTTTCAGCCAACAGAAATGGTCAAGCTGCTACTAATACTTGTAATGGCCACAGTTATTATGAAAAAAGGTTGTGGTCAGAGAGTGCAGTATTGGTTATTAGGATTTTTATTTTTGACGGTTGCGCTAGTGTTCTTACAGCCTGATCTTGGTACGGCGCTTATTTTAGGTGTGATTGGCGTGGCTCTGTTTTTAACTAGCGGGGTCGGCCTGTCTCGGCTTGTTAGGGTGGCAATTGGTGTATTTATTTTCCTACTAGTTGCGATAATAATTATCTATTTGTTTCACCCAGAATTCTTTAGTTCTGCAAAACTAGGACGATTCGCTTATCTAGATCCGTTTAATACAGATAATCTAGATGCTTCCTACCAACTGAGAAATGGCTACTATGCAATTGGGAGTGGTGGCATATTTGGAAATGGACTAGGAGAAAGTGTTCAGAAGCTCGGATATTTACCTGAGCCTCACACAGATTTTATCATGACGATTATTGCAGAAGAGCTTGGTATGTTTGGGGTTGTTTGGACGATATTTTTACTGATGTTGTTAGTGTTTACAACTATTTATATTGGCATTTGCAGTCCATTTATTTTTGATTCGCTTGTTTGTATCGGTGTGGCTACGTGGATTTCTGTACAGATGTTTTTGAATTTAGGTGGAGTGAGTGGGATTATTCCGCTTACTGGAGTGCCGCTGCCATTTATTAGTTACGGGGGAAGTTCGGTGATAATGCTTTCTTGTGCAGTGGGATTTGTACTCGCTGCAGCAAGGCGAAATGGCTTAGCTGAAACAAGAAAGGTCGTGTATTTATGA
- the mgtA gene encoding magnesium-translocating P-type ATPase, with protein sequence MKKQQVKMDSKKMLKESQMSKEEILEEVGVMDSGLTRVEVAIRQAEFGRNQTVEEQKVSQLRLFVRAFNNPFIYILVLLMVISYLTADMEATIIMAIMIFTSGLLGFIQSSRAERASYALKNMVKNKVNVLRDGKMTVVTQDEVVPGDVIEISVGDIIPADARVISATDLLINQSALTGESIPTEKYVDDKRATPEIFERENLLFMGTDVLSGHGRAVILRTGSATFFGSLSIAATEKRGDTSFDKGVKTISKLLFYFMLVMVPIVFLINGLMKGNWLEAFLYAVAIAVGLTPEMLPMIVSTNLAKGAINMSSEKVIMKELSAIQNIGAMDILCTDKTGTLTEDKLELVTYIDSQGGKSTKVLEMAYLNSYFQTGWKNVLDQAIMTRLSKKVANGWNKIGEIPFNFDRRRLSVIVENNLETRIITKGAVEEMLTVCTHKDIDGAISALTKQEKKELQEMCAEMNRSGIRVIGVAYKSQKTGEAFTKEDEENMIIAGFLGFRDPVKSSTKEAITSLFKNKINVKVLTGDNEIVTKRICQEVGIPANGFLLGTEVDELMDEELMQALRKYHIFAKLTPMQKSRIIELLKEAGHTVGFLGDGVNDAPALRKADVGISVDTAADITKDASSVILLEKSLTVLNDAVMEGRNVFGNILKYIKMTASSNFGNVFSVLIASAFIPFLPMLSLHLLLQNLLYDSSQLTLPWDKMDRSFLKKPHAWEQKGMLRFILCIGPVSSIFDIATFLIMWFVFSANTMAEQALFHSGWFVVGLLTQTLVVHMIRTEKIPFIQSRATAPVMISTLIVMSLGLIIPFTGFGHSIGFVSLPGSYFPWLVLVLVGYMATMQVVKMLYIRKFREWI encoded by the coding sequence ATGAAAAAACAACAAGTAAAAATGGACAGTAAAAAAATGCTCAAAGAATCACAAATGAGTAAAGAAGAAATTTTAGAAGAAGTAGGTGTTATGGATTCAGGCTTAACACGAGTAGAAGTGGCGATTAGGCAAGCAGAATTTGGCCGAAATCAAACGGTAGAAGAACAAAAAGTCTCACAATTACGGCTGTTTGTTCGAGCGTTTAATAATCCGTTTATTTATATTTTAGTATTATTAATGGTTATTTCCTACCTAACAGCGGACATGGAAGCCACGATTATTATGGCAATTATGATATTTACTAGTGGCCTACTTGGCTTTATTCAATCTAGTAGAGCAGAACGGGCAAGTTATGCGCTAAAAAATATGGTGAAAAATAAGGTGAACGTGCTTCGGGATGGAAAAATGACGGTGGTAACTCAGGATGAAGTTGTCCCTGGTGATGTAATTGAAATTTCGGTAGGTGATATTATCCCAGCTGATGCAAGAGTGATTTCTGCGACAGATTTGTTGATTAATCAGTCCGCGCTCACTGGAGAATCCATACCAACAGAGAAGTATGTCGATGATAAGCGTGCTACCCCAGAAATTTTTGAACGGGAGAATTTATTGTTTATGGGGACAGATGTGCTTAGTGGGCATGGTCGTGCGGTTATTCTTCGGACTGGAAGCGCAACATTCTTTGGGTCACTTTCGATTGCTGCAACAGAAAAACGTGGAGATACAAGCTTTGACAAAGGTGTTAAAACTATTTCCAAATTATTATTTTATTTTATGTTAGTGATGGTGCCAATCGTATTTCTGATTAATGGTTTAATGAAAGGAAACTGGTTAGAAGCCTTCCTTTATGCAGTAGCGATTGCGGTAGGACTAACACCAGAGATGCTACCAATGATTGTCAGCACCAACTTGGCAAAAGGCGCAATAAATATGTCATCGGAAAAAGTTATTATGAAAGAACTTAGTGCGATTCAAAACATTGGTGCGATGGATATTTTATGCACCGATAAAACAGGAACATTAACAGAAGACAAGCTAGAACTCGTGACATATATTGATAGTCAAGGAGGGAAATCAACAAAAGTGCTAGAGATGGCTTATTTAAATAGTTATTTCCAAACAGGATGGAAAAACGTTTTAGATCAGGCTATAATGACAAGATTAAGTAAAAAAGTTGCGAATGGTTGGAATAAAATTGGTGAAATTCCGTTTAATTTTGACCGTCGGCGTTTGAGTGTCATTGTCGAAAATAATTTGGAAACTCGGATAATTACTAAAGGCGCAGTAGAAGAAATGCTGACGGTTTGTACTCATAAAGATATTGATGGTGCTATTTCCGCGTTAACTAAGCAGGAGAAAAAAGAGTTACAAGAAATGTGTGCGGAAATGAACCGTTCGGGGATTCGGGTTATTGGTGTTGCATACAAGTCTCAAAAAACGGGCGAGGCTTTCACAAAAGAAGATGAAGAAAATATGATTATTGCAGGCTTCCTTGGCTTCCGTGATCCCGTCAAATCATCCACAAAAGAGGCGATTACTAGTCTTTTCAAAAATAAAATTAATGTGAAAGTGTTGACCGGGGATAACGAAATTGTAACGAAGCGAATTTGTCAGGAAGTCGGAATTCCAGCAAACGGATTTTTACTAGGAACAGAAGTAGATGAATTAATGGACGAAGAGCTAATGCAAGCACTCCGTAAGTATCATATTTTTGCGAAGTTGACACCTATGCAAAAATCGCGAATTATTGAGTTGCTTAAAGAAGCTGGACATACAGTTGGTTTTCTCGGCGATGGAGTGAATGATGCGCCGGCTCTTCGAAAAGCAGATGTCGGAATTTCAGTAGATACAGCAGCAGATATTACAAAAGACGCTAGTTCCGTTATCTTACTTGAAAAAAGTTTGACCGTCTTAAATGATGCGGTCATGGAAGGACGAAATGTATTTGGAAATATTCTAAAATATATTAAAATGACGGCAAGCTCGAATTTTGGAAATGTATTTAGTGTTTTAATTGCGAGTGCTTTTATACCATTCTTACCAATGCTTTCACTGCATTTATTACTACAGAATTTACTATACGATTCCTCCCAACTAACACTTCCTTGGGATAAAATGGATCGGTCCTTTTTGAAAAAACCGCATGCTTGGGAACAAAAAGGAATGTTGCGATTTATTTTGTGTATCGGACCAGTTAGTTCGATATTTGATATTGCGACATTTTTGATTATGTGGTTTGTATTTAGTGCGAATACGATGGCGGAACAAGCGTTATTCCATAGTGGCTGGTTTGTTGTGGGGCTATTAACACAGACGCTTGTAGTGCACATGATTCGGACAGAAAAGATTCCATTTATTCAAAGTCGGGCAACTGCACCTGTGATGATTTCGACTTTGATTGTAATGTCTCTTGGTCTTATTATTCCTTTTACAGGATTTGGACATAGTATTGGATTTGTTAGCTTGCCAGGAAGTTATTTCCCATGGTTAGTCTTAGTACTTGTTGGTTATATGGCAACCATGCAAGTGGTAAAAATGCTTTATATCCGCAAGTTTCGGGAGTGGATTTAA
- a CDS encoding PTS lactose/cellobiose transporter subunit IIA, which yields MDLEQTIMSLIVFGGNAKSDAMLAIDSAKKGDFAQADEQIAQAEQALLEAHHSQTKLIQGEARGEKTEVSLLLVHAQDHLMNAITFKDLAKEIVDLYKNK from the coding sequence ATGGATTTAGAACAAACAATTATGAGCTTGATCGTGTTCGGTGGTAATGCTAAAAGTGACGCTATGTTAGCAATTGATTCCGCTAAAAAAGGCGATTTTGCCCAAGCAGACGAACAAATCGCGCAAGCTGAACAAGCACTACTTGAAGCGCATCATTCTCAAACAAAACTTATACAAGGTGAAGCACGTGGCGAAAAAACAGAAGTATCCCTTCTACTCGTTCACGCACAAGATCACTTAATGAATGCAATTACTTTCAAAGATTTAGCGAAAGAAATTGTTGACCTGTATAAGAATAAATAA
- a CDS encoding PTS sugar transporter subunit IIC — protein MNGFIAFMEKYFIPYAAKIGGQRHLVAIRDGFISTMPLMILGSFAVLINNFPIPAYQKFMNNLFGEGTWQAFGGNVWNGTFAILGLLIAFTVAYNLAKSYDKDALSSAVVSVATFFTIGAIAPGADGIPNTGGLGSTGLFLALIIALLSTEIFTRLSGSPKLIINMPDGVPPAVSRSFAALFPAMITVSIFGLITAFFQAAGVTNLVISFYELVQEPFMGLANSLPAALILAFVSSFLWFFGLHGANIIDPFMQTINVPAIEANVKALEAGKELPYIVNKPFFDSFVNLGGTGATIGLIIAIFIVARKHKAYMTVSKLSAAPGLFNINEPMMFGLPIVLNPIMFIPYIVAPLVLVTVAYIATAIGLVPACTIVTPWTTPPIIGGALATQSIAGGVLAAVNLGLSILIFLPFAKIAQIQELRREKEALAAEGVIAE, from the coding sequence ATGAATGGTTTTATCGCATTTATGGAAAAATATTTCATTCCCTACGCAGCCAAAATTGGTGGGCAACGTCATTTAGTAGCAATTCGTGATGGTTTCATCTCAACAATGCCTCTAATGATTCTAGGCTCTTTCGCTGTTTTAATTAATAACTTCCCGATTCCAGCATACCAAAAGTTCATGAATAACTTATTTGGTGAAGGAACTTGGCAAGCATTCGGCGGAAACGTTTGGAATGGTACTTTCGCTATTTTAGGATTGCTTATTGCTTTCACTGTAGCTTACAACTTAGCTAAATCATACGACAAAGATGCGCTTTCTTCCGCAGTAGTATCTGTTGCTACTTTCTTCACTATTGGCGCAATTGCTCCAGGTGCAGATGGTATACCTAATACTGGCGGTCTTGGATCAACTGGTCTTTTCTTAGCATTAATTATCGCACTTCTTTCTACAGAAATTTTCACTCGCTTAAGTGGTAGTCCAAAACTAATTATCAATATGCCTGATGGTGTTCCACCAGCAGTTTCTCGTTCATTCGCAGCGTTGTTTCCTGCAATGATTACTGTATCTATCTTTGGTCTTATCACTGCGTTCTTCCAAGCAGCTGGTGTGACTAATCTAGTTATTTCTTTCTATGAATTAGTACAAGAACCGTTTATGGGACTTGCAAACTCCTTGCCAGCAGCACTTATTTTGGCATTTGTTTCTTCATTCCTTTGGTTCTTTGGTTTACACGGTGCGAATATTATCGATCCGTTCATGCAAACAATTAACGTTCCAGCTATCGAAGCTAACGTAAAAGCACTAGAAGCAGGAAAAGAACTTCCTTACATCGTTAACAAACCTTTCTTTGACTCTTTCGTTAACTTAGGCGGAACTGGGGCAACTATCGGTTTAATCATTGCCATCTTCATCGTAGCACGTAAGCATAAAGCATACATGACAGTTTCTAAATTGTCTGCAGCGCCAGGTCTTTTCAACATTAATGAACCAATGATGTTTGGTCTTCCAATCGTCTTAAATCCAATTATGTTCATTCCGTATATCGTGGCACCACTTGTACTTGTAACTGTAGCTTATATTGCAACAGCTATTGGTCTAGTACCAGCTTGTACAATTGTAACTCCTTGGACTACACCACCAATTATCGGTGGAGCACTTGCAACACAAAGTATCGCTGGTGGCGTACTTGCTGCTGTAAACTTAGGATTATCTATTCTAATCTTCCTTCCATTCGCGAAAATTGCTCAAATTCAAGAGCTACGTCGTGAAAAAGAAGCACTTGCTGCTGAAGGCGTTATTGCTGAATAA
- the kdpA gene encoding potassium-transporting ATPase subunit KdpA encodes MKYIVMQDLFFLLLLLALAVPLGIYMYKVMIGEKVFLSKVLEPVERFTYRLMGVNGIGMSAKRYAVSVLAFSATCFLFVMAVLMLQGVLPLNPENMSGLSFSLAFNTAASFVSNTNWQAYSGEAALSYFSQSIGLTVQNFVSAATGIAVLFAVIRGFIWKKEKTIGNFWQDLFRVILYILLPLSLILAILLVSQGVVQSFADYSVVETLENGVKQVIPLGPAASQIAIKQLGTNGGGFFGANSAFPFENPSSFTNLLEMLAILLIPVALVVMFGRAVKDSKQGRAIMTSMMIVFVIGVVAITISEQFAGPSYSGVATSGSIEGKEVRFGVGGSSLFAASTTAASNGAVNAMHDSLTPLGGLVPMFFMQLGEVIFGGVGSGLYGMIGFIILTVFIAGLLVGRTPEYLGKKIEPYDMKMVCLLILVPPLLTLFGTAIAVMMPSVQASVSASGAHGFSEVLYAFTSMGNNNGSAFAGFMADTTFTNMVGAIMMLLARFIPLIAALYLAQNMAGKSPVAASSGTLSTKNGMFIGLLIGVVILVGALSFLPALALGPIVDFFTTFK; translated from the coding sequence ATGAAGTATATAGTGATGCAAGATTTATTTTTCCTTCTATTATTATTAGCGTTAGCAGTGCCTCTAGGAATATATATGTATAAAGTAATGATAGGTGAAAAAGTATTCCTATCAAAAGTGCTTGAACCAGTAGAGCGGTTTACTTATCGTTTGATGGGAGTGAATGGGATCGGGATGTCTGCAAAGCGGTATGCTGTTTCAGTACTTGCTTTTAGCGCTACCTGTTTTTTGTTTGTGATGGCCGTATTGATGTTGCAAGGGGTCTTGCCACTTAATCCGGAAAATATGTCGGGGCTTAGTTTTAGTCTTGCCTTTAATACGGCGGCGAGTTTTGTTTCTAATACGAACTGGCAAGCCTACTCTGGTGAAGCGGCTTTATCTTATTTCTCTCAATCCATTGGTTTAACTGTACAAAATTTTGTTTCAGCGGCGACAGGAATTGCCGTTTTATTTGCGGTAATTCGAGGCTTTATATGGAAGAAAGAGAAAACGATAGGTAATTTTTGGCAAGATCTATTTCGAGTAATACTGTATATATTACTGCCACTTTCGCTTATTTTAGCAATTCTTTTAGTTTCCCAAGGTGTTGTGCAGTCGTTTGCTGATTATTCAGTGGTTGAAACACTTGAAAATGGTGTGAAGCAGGTAATTCCACTTGGTCCTGCTGCTAGTCAAATTGCAATTAAACAACTGGGAACCAATGGAGGCGGTTTTTTTGGAGCCAATTCAGCTTTTCCATTTGAAAATCCATCTAGTTTTACTAATTTATTAGAAATGCTCGCAATTTTATTAATTCCTGTAGCTCTAGTTGTCATGTTTGGGCGCGCGGTAAAGGATAGTAAGCAAGGGCGTGCGATTATGACGTCGATGATGATTGTTTTTGTCATTGGTGTGGTTGCAATTACGATTTCAGAGCAATTTGCGGGTCCGAGCTATTCGGGAGTTGCCACTTCTGGAAGTATCGAAGGAAAGGAAGTAAGGTTTGGCGTCGGGGGTTCAAGCTTATTTGCGGCTTCGACAACAGCGGCTTCTAATGGGGCGGTAAATGCAATGCATGATAGTTTGACACCGCTCGGGGGACTCGTGCCAATGTTCTTTATGCAACTTGGTGAAGTGATTTTTGGTGGCGTTGGTAGTGGACTTTATGGAATGATTGGCTTTATTATTTTGACAGTATTTATCGCCGGACTTTTAGTTGGTCGGACGCCTGAATATTTAGGCAAGAAAATTGAACCCTATGATATGAAAATGGTCTGCTTACTAATTTTAGTGCCGCCACTATTGACCTTATTTGGTACGGCGATTGCGGTAATGATGCCAAGTGTGCAGGCGTCTGTTTCGGCAAGCGGGGCGCATGGGTTTTCAGAAGTTTTATATGCTTTTACCTCGATGGGAAATAATAATGGTAGTGCCTTTGCTGGGTTTATGGCGGATACAACATTTACAAATATGGTCGGCGCAATAATGATGTTGCTCGCTCGGTTTATCCCACTTATTGCTGCACTTTACTTGGCACAAAATATGGCAGGGAAAAGCCCGGTTGCCGCCAGTAGCGGAACTCTATCGACAAAAAATGGCATGTTTATTGGACTGTTAATTGGCGTAGTGATTTTAGTTGGCGCACTTAGTTTCTTACCGGCGCTTGCACTTGGACCGATTGTGGACTTCTTTACAACTTTCAAATGA
- a CDS encoding FtsW/RodA/SpoVE family cell cycle protein yields the protein MKRELLYNRIILFVFLLSLVSCVAIYYAQQTNQYNTNFVGMQLVFLIIGSITCFGISRLPVELLRHQAIWLYLAMVILLLGILIPNPLVQNINGATRWYRFGGFSLQPSEVTKSIFIFVLAHFAVKFQAQKWKQLGILTALTGVVLLLIMKQPDLGTTIVYGVTALSIILLAIKSTKLMVSLITVLLGVVVTGMYLVVYHIPVLEKLGFHAYQFARIQAWLDPTKDPDSVYQLNLSIKAVGSGMMTGSSGTNAYIPESHTDMIFSTIGHQFGFIGVSVLLILFMLLIHQLIMAALMMKNTFSSLVLAGFAVSFAFNIFENIGMTIGLMPLTGIPLPFISYGGSSVLGNFIAIGVVLAVIRSDATLTE from the coding sequence ATGAAACGAGAACTATTATATAACCGGATTATTTTATTTGTTTTTCTATTATCATTAGTTAGTTGTGTAGCGATTTACTATGCACAACAAACGAATCAATATAATACTAATTTTGTCGGAATGCAATTAGTATTTCTAATCATTGGGTCGATTACTTGCTTCGGTATTTCGCGACTACCGGTTGAACTCTTAAGGCATCAAGCAATCTGGCTTTATTTAGCGATGGTGATTTTGCTTCTAGGCATACTTATTCCGAACCCATTAGTACAAAATATTAACGGAGCAACTCGTTGGTATCGGTTTGGCGGATTTTCACTTCAACCTTCTGAAGTAACTAAATCGATTTTTATCTTTGTATTAGCACATTTTGCTGTAAAGTTTCAAGCACAAAAATGGAAGCAACTGGGAATTCTTACGGCTTTAACGGGCGTTGTGCTACTGTTGATAATGAAACAACCAGATCTTGGTACAACGATTGTTTATGGGGTAACGGCACTTTCGATTATCTTACTAGCAATAAAATCGACAAAATTAATGGTTAGTTTGATTACAGTGTTGTTGGGAGTTGTTGTTACGGGAATGTACTTAGTGGTATATCATATTCCTGTATTGGAAAAATTGGGTTTTCATGCTTATCAATTTGCACGCATTCAGGCTTGGCTTGATCCAACGAAGGATCCTGATTCAGTGTATCAACTAAATTTATCAATAAAAGCAGTTGGTTCGGGGATGATGACAGGGAGTTCTGGTACGAATGCGTATATTCCAGAAAGCCATACAGACATGATTTTTAGCACGATTGGGCATCAGTTTGGTTTTATTGGTGTCAGCGTGCTACTGATTTTGTTTATGTTACTGATTCACCAATTAATTATGGCGGCATTAATGATGAAAAATACATTTTCTTCGCTTGTTTTAGCTGGATTTGCAGTGAGTTTTGCTTTTAACATCTTTGAAAATATTGGAATGACGATTGGATTGATGCCGTTAACAGGGATTCCACTACCTTTTATTAGCTATGGTGGAAGTTCGGTGCTTGGGAATTTTATTGCAATTGGGGTAGTTTTAGCAGTTATTCGTTCTGATGCAACTTTAACGGAATAA
- a CDS encoding PTS sugar transporter subunit IIB has translation MATFKVGTVLAYILSVKSIIQRRNLIMKTIMLVCSAGMSTSLLVTKMEKAAEAQGIEAKIFAVAEAEAANHLDEIDVLLLGPQVRFLEGNMKKKLEPKGIPLAVINSVDYGMMKGDKVLEQALDLMK, from the coding sequence ATAGCCACATTTAAAGTTGGCACGGTACTTGCATATATACTAAGTGTTAAGAGTATTATTCAGAGGAGGAATTTAATTATGAAAACAATCATGCTAGTATGTTCAGCAGGTATGTCTACCAGCTTATTAGTTACTAAAATGGAAAAAGCAGCAGAAGCACAAGGTATAGAAGCAAAAATCTTTGCAGTGGCCGAAGCAGAAGCAGCTAACCATTTAGATGAAATCGATGTGTTACTACTTGGACCTCAAGTACGTTTTTTAGAAGGAAACATGAAGAAAAAATTGGAGCCAAAAGGTATTCCGTTAGCTGTTATTAACAGTGTTGACTACGGAATGATGAAAGGCGACAAAGTTTTAGAACAAGCATTAGATTTAATGAAGTAA